In Haematobia irritans isolate KBUSLIRL chromosome 1, ASM5000362v1, whole genome shotgun sequence, a genomic segment contains:
- the Osi7 gene encoding osiris 7 produces the protein MAHKFVIISVVCLVSLAAALPAEETRGHARNAVGSDNDIVDSIYNDCLRKDSVSCVKYKLFNFVDKVLGARDQFALTEGVTVVRSPDAPAQDAARSISGNESFESLAMSRIASFLNTHTIKVELNGADIVNAVSSTGRALEDVSEGLFGSDDPNAPEESRGKKKKAAKILGPIIALIALKAAALLPLLLGAIALIAGKALLIGKIALVLSAVIGLKKLLSQEKHVTYEVVAHPHHSSSHSVSGHDSYGSGYSADVGSSGSYGSSGHGGWGRSLDAQDLAYTAQKPKA, from the coding sequence atggctcACAAATTTGTAATAATCAGTGTTGTGTGTTTAGTCTCACTGGCAGCAGCCCTACCCGCCGAAGAAACCCGTGGCCATGCCCGCAACGCTGTGGGCTCCGACAACGATATCGTGGATAGCATCTACAATGACTGCCTGCGCAAGGATTCTGTTTCGTGTGTGAAATATAAGTTATTCAActttgttgacaaagttttgggaGCTAGGGATCAATTCGCCTTAACAGAAGGTGTAACCGTTGTCCGCTCACCCGATGCTCCAGCCCAAGATGCCGCCCGTTCCATTTCGGGCAATGAATCATTCGAATCTTTGGCCATGAGTCGTATTGCCAGCTTCCTGAATACCCATACCATTAAGGTGGAATTGAATGGTGCTGATATTGTTAATGCTGTAAGCTCGACTGGTCGCGCTTTGGAAGATGTATCCGAAGGTTTGTTTGGCTCCGATGATCCCAATGCCCCCGAAGAAAGTCGTGGCAAGAAGAAGAAGGCTGCTAAGATCTTGGGCCCCATCATTGCCTTGATTGCCTTGAAGGCTGCTGCTTTGTTGCCTTTGCTTTTGGGTGCTATTGCCTTGATTGCCGGCAAGGCTTTGTTGATTGGCAAAATTGCTTTGGTTCTCTCTGCTGTTATTGGTCTAAAGAAATTGTTGTCACAAGAGAAGCATGTGACCTATGAAGTTGTTGCCCATCCCCATCACAGTTCTAGCCATTCGGTCAGCGGTCACGATTCCTATGGCAGTGGCTACAGTGCTGATGTTGGTTCATCGGGCTCCTATGGTAGCTCTGGCCATGGTGGTTGGGGACGTTCTTTGGATGCCCAAGATTTGGCCTATACTGCCCAAAAGCCAAAAGCCTAA